Below is a genomic region from Fibrobacter sp. UBA4297.
CTACCGTTATCAAGGTTCGCGTCGGTCAACTTTTTCGAGTCAAAATAGGCAATCGTCCGCTGGCATGTTCCCGGCCAATAATCCACAACAAGATTGCTGTAATCGTCCATCGAAACAGCATTCCCAAAGTCAAAATGAACACCACGACGAGCCTTGTCAAACGCAAACTCAAGACCTGCCCCCAGTTCATCCACGTAAGGTGTTCCACGAACTTCATTCGTCCACGGGAAAAACTCATAACGTCCCGGATAAATGCTTGCAGAGCCTATATTTGGCGGGACCATCTGGTCACTTTGCGTGTTCAAGATGAGGGACACGTCTGACACAGTCACATCGCCACCATCCGAATTCAGCACTAGACGGAACCAGTGCATTCCGTTAAGCGCGCCATCATTGGCAGGCATCTGCCAACGCAACGTATGCTTTTTGCCATCGACAGGGACAGAATATTCATTCAACTGCAAATGTCCGGAACAACCCTTCAGGCGGCACACAAGAAGTTCGGCCTTCATCCAGTTGCCCTTCGGATTATCAACCTTGACACTCACTTCAAATGAAGTATTCGGCTGGATGTTTTCACCATAGTTCCAAGTAGCGACCTTCTTCCAGCCAGCCGGAACGCTAAACTTCACAGAAGTTTCTCGCTCAGTCGCATCGATATTGTAGTCGTATCGCGCATAGGCAAACGGCACCTTTCTATAAAGCCCCACATTATTGATAATGTCCGGCATCTTGGAAGCATCCATACATGATGTATTCGGTGCAAAATATCCGATAAGCTTCGGATTTCGGAACTGCCCTAATTCATAATCGTAATCATGCTTCGCAACCTCGCACAAGATGCGCCACAAATCATACTTCATGCCATCAAGCACGGACTTTCCCACCGTTGATTCTAAAGGCAACTCGATATGGCGACCGCTTATGGCTTCTGCATAGCGCGGGTGAGACGGATCTACCGCAAAAGCAGCCGTTGCAGTACTCCTATTCCCCGGATTTTCAAACGGGAATCCAACGGAAGACTGCGTAAAGCCACAATCTGAACGAATCGCCAAGTCTCCATTGCACTTCATGTCCATAGCGCTAACAGTCGGGATGAACGTACTACGGTCCTGCGTCAGCTCATCCGCACCCCAATATGTATTCAGCTTAATACTGAAAAGGAACACTTTTTCTTTCATGTTCGTGGGCATAGCATCATAAAAGCCTTCACGAAGTGAATTGTAGATAGTCGCCGCAAACGGATATGTTGAGCCTTGAATAAAGTCATACTTGGACACGCCCTTGTAATCGTCAAGCACAGCGTCATCCGTCGTCTCCTTTTTACGATTACGAGCAACCGTACCATTATTTTCAGAATAGTGCATACGGCTTACTGCAGATCCCAGCGTAAGTGGTCCCTTTTCAACATGGCGCTCCAAGTGGTAATAATTATTCTTGTGCTCAGGGCTAAAGCCCTTCAACTGTCCTTGAGAAACAAGCACTGTCGGGAATCCCTTATATTCAGCGGCCTTGCGGTAATCTTCAAAAAGGAACCTCCCCTTCGTATTCACATCAGACTTGCACGAAGCCCCATCGCACTTGTTTTCGTAAACAAGCAAATCCGCCGCCCCCTTCGAAAGCAAAATATCCTTAAACATTTGCGCCGACGACGAGCCGTTATTGGCCCAAAAGGCAACCGTATTGAAAAGGCCCATCGGCATAACAGCGCCCTGATGCGGAGAATCCAGCGACGAGAACAAGCGAATCGGAGCATCAATGGACCCACGATGCGTATCGTACAGGTAAGCTCCATAGCGTCCAATAACGCCGCCCTGGCTAATCCCCATCACGACAAAGCCATCTTCTCTCGCCCCAGGAAACGGCAAATACCGGTTATGGTTCAAGAACGAAAACAGTTGGCTCAGTACCTTGGAGTTTTCCTGAAGCGACGTCCTAACCGTTTCCGTGAACTGCACCAAGATTGGCGTATATCCTAGATTCTTAAGCAGAACCGGGAGCCACACCTGATTGATTTCATTATGCAAGTCGGTCAAAGTCTTCTTTTCTACAGGGTCTAGGTTGATCCCATCAATAATCAAGAACGGGCGTTCCAGATAGATTCCAGTCGTCGAGCTTTCATCTGCAGGAGCATCGATTATGCGGATTCGAACGGATTCTACTTTACCCGAACACGGGTTTCCATCATTATCAAACCCAACCGGGCCCAAGAGCATCTTGCCATACTCCATACAAAGTCTATCCGCATCGTTTACAAAGAACGAATAATCCTTATATGCGGCCATAACATTAGACGAAAAAAATGCCAAAAGGGCAAGCCACAATAAACGCATCATTATTTTACCTCCACAAAGAGTTTCTGTTCAACATTTCGTCCATCGCTTTTCAACTTGACGACAATAACCTGCAACCCCGATGACGGGAACTCAAGCTCCAGCCGTTCTTTTGGCGCAATCGGTTTACACGTTCCTGAAACGCATACAGAAATGGAGGGCAATTCACGCTGCTTTGTCACAACAAAATACGGGTCTAGCACGATGCTTATCTTAGAGCCACGTACAAACGATGTCGGAAGTCCAGCTGTAAGCAAATGCGCATTTTCATTTCGCATGGTCGCACATTCAGAATCGGCGCACATAGTGTATTCATATTCCAAATCCGCAACAAGCAAAGGAATAACCGTATAATCAGACCGTGCGGCGATTGCCTCCGCTTCGAAATAAAGCTGTTTCGGATTTGCCACGATGTTTTCGCGCAGCCTGTTACGAACAACAGTGTACAAATTATCATACCATGCCAACCGCGATTTTTTAGCCGTCATTTCAGTAGCGCCAATGCTGTTCGCAATTTTCAAGTGATCCAGCATGCCCACAATAAAATCCGCATCCGTTGTCGACGCAAGAGCGTTTCTCTTTTGCGCCGAATAAGCGGCACTGAATTCCGGTTCCAACGCAGGCAAAAGTCGCGGTTCACGATTCGCTGACCATGATTCCGTATTGGGAAATTCATACGTCCACGGTCCCTCCGCAACAAATTCAGAAGATGACGATTCCGAGCTTCCAGAACTTTTCACACAGCTAAACCCAATATCGTCAATAAAGAGAGTCGTATACTGGTTTTGCGGCACCTGGAAAAGTCCAATACCGATATTCGCGACATCAAATATGCCGTTCACGCCCAAATTTGCAAGCGGGATATCCAATGATTGCGTTTTATTCGCCGTCAAGTTCACGTAGTAGACGCGACTCTCCGACGAACTTTCCTTCAGCCAGACACCGAACTTTGCATTCTGTGTAGCACGGACTTTCAGCCGCAGCGCACCTCCTTCAACCCGCACCGGAAACGACGGGAACGAAAGCAATCCCTTCCAGTCACCCTCTACATTTTTAATGCCAGAAAGACGGATGTACGGAGCTTCCATTCCATCGAAATTTCCCCAGTTCGCCTTCCACTCCGGCGACTCCGGGAACGTCCTCCCCGCTTCAACCATTTGACCATTATCGCTACCGTCAGTGTACAGCGCGACGCCCTTACATTCATCGGCAAAGCCTTCAAGAGCAAACATCGCTCCCGCCAAGGCAATACCCTTAAACATCCTACAAATCATAGGATTTCCTTTATATTGACTTTGAGAATAAACAGGCCTATTCAGCCGTAACGGATTTATTTAACGATGTAAGGAATGAATATAAATAATGATATAGCAAAACGCCCCGACTAAATCGAAGCGTCAAATAAACTACAATATTTTTTTTATTGTGTAAAGGGGTCCGCTAAAAAATTTTATGAATTTTCTTTTTTCAGGTGAATGGTCAAATCACTTATATATACATCATCGACAATATTCACAGAGTACTCGTATGCTCCCGAGTAAATCATGTCCAGGCGCTTTTCGAATGTCGAAAGCCCAAGTCCGCCATTTTTGCGGTTCGACTTCCGAGGAAAATTGGAATTTTCGGAGTGGAAGTGGACTTCGTCACCCGTTTGCGCTATCAAGACATGTGCAAAACTTTTTCCGTTCGGGTTCACACAATGCTTCATCGCATTTTCCATCAAAGGCATCATCAGCAACGGCTCTATCATCATGTTCGGATTATCAAGTTTTACATCAAAGACAAAATCAAAACTTTCATCGAGACGGAGCTTTTCCAAATCGGCGTACTTTTGCAAGATATCCACATCTTCTTGCAATGTAATGTACTTGTCCTTGACTTGGTACAACATCACACGCAAAAGTTGTGAAAGTTTGTTCATAGAACTTTCGGCACGTTTCGGGTCAATTTGAATCAAAGCCGATATATTGTTCAAAGTATTGAAGAGAAAATGCGGGCTTAACTGATTTTTTAAAAAATCCAGTTCATACTGGAGGCCCATGCGTTTTTGCTCACGCAAAATAAAAGCTCGCATAATCTGACGAAGCGTCAGGTGGTAAAAGACGCAAATCAGGCAAACTAGGCTCACCAGCATTACAAAAGTTGCCACAGTACCAAAGCTAAAATGACCCTTAAGCGAAGAAAAGCAATAGGCATCAAAAAAATAAGAGACGCCATCGTCCGGAGTCCGTTCCATCACAAACAACATCACTTCACGCAAGAACAGCGTAGCAAACACCAAGACCGAGTTGCTAAGGAAATACAAGCCGTAACGTTTTTTAAAGATACAAAGCGGGACCAAGTACCTCTGGTTCAGCATAAAGATAAGCAATGTACAAAGTAACGGAAAATAGAAAGTAAGGAGACCATTTAAATTGACGCTAGAGGCGTTTGAGGGGTCCATGATAAACACCAGCGGGAACAGAAGCATAAACAGCCAAATAAGGAGCGCCGGCAAAAAAAAGGGAATCGGGAACCGAATAAATTCACGGTCGTCCTCCAGAATCTTACGAACCTTTTCTTCATTACGTTCAAAGTCCATCTCTTGCAAGACCGAGAGGAAGTTTCGCATTTTCTGGATAAAGCCAGCACTTTTTTCATTACAAAATGTAGAGCGATTGTCATTCATAGCAAAAAATGTAGTTATTTGACCACCTTTTTGACCAGTCATGACAATTTCGTGACAAAAATCACGATTTTTTTTAACAAAAACTCAATTTAACTTTTGCACGCAGCATTCTAAGTAATGACACAAGGAACTTAAAACGGAGGTAAATTTGAAAATGTAAAAATGAGGAGGTCACCATGAAAACCCTTAACAATCGAGATCAAAAAGACATTTACATGCAATACCTGAACGACATTTCTCGTTACCCGTTGCTCACAAGAGAACAGGAAACAGTATTGCTTAAGAAGTCCGCCGAAGGCAACAAGGCTGCCTTGGACATGTTGGTCAACTCCAACCTCCGCTTTGTCGTAAACATCGCTAACCTCTACAAGGGTCGCGGTCTCGACATCATGGAACTGATCAACGAAGGGAACATGGGACTCATTGAAGCGGCTCGCCGTTTTGACCGCTCCCTGAAAATCAAGTTTATCAGCTACGCCGTGTGGTGGATTCGCCAGAACATCACCCGCGCGCTCTCCGAAAAAGGCCGCATGATCCGCATTAGCGCCGAAAAGGAACTGATGCTCCGCCGTTTCAACCGCCATGCCAAGGATGTCCAGCAGGTGATTGGCGGGACCTACACGGTCAACGCCCAGTCTCTCGAAGGTCTTTCCAAGTACAAGGCCGACGAAATCGAAAAGATTCTCATGATGGGCAATTCCACATCTTCGCTCGATACTCCGGTCAATGAAGACGGAGACGCAACGCTTGGCGATACCATTTTCGATTCCGAGAGCCGCACCGATGAACTCGCCGACAACAACAACCGCGCCGAAGTGTTCGACAAGGTGATGGACAAAAACCTCTCTAACCAGGAAAAGGAAATCATCAAGCTCTATTACGGTTTCAAGATGGATTCCGACCTGAACCTGAAGGAAATCGCTCCGATGGTAGGTCTCTCCAAGGAACGCGTGCGCCAGCTCAAGGAAAACGCTTTGAACAAGCTCCGCGATGCCGAAGTTGAACGCCTCCTCTGCGAAGCTGCATAACACTTTATTGCTCCTAACAAGTTTCATACTCTCTCCTTTCGTAAAAAAACCGGCTATTCATAGCCGGTTTTTCCTTATAAGGTGGTGATTTTTTATAGGAAATTGTATTTTTAGAGCATGATGTTTAAATCTTTTTGTTTCCGCTCTGTATTCATGGCAACGCTGTCCGCGCTTTGCATCGCGAACGCCGCTACCGACAAGAAAACTCCTCCCGGAGATTTTTACGACGAAGTTTCACGATTGAACAAGGTGCTTTCCGAAGTCAACCGCAAGTACGTAGAAAACGTCAACCCGACGGAACTCACGGACGCCGCCATCAATGGCATCAGAAACATTCTCGACCCGCACACAACCGTTTTCGCTCCAAAGGATTACGAAAGCCTTCGCGTCTCGATGGAAGGTAAGTTCGGTGGAGTTGGCATCACGATTAGCCTTCGCGACAATATCCTCACAGTTATTTCGCCGCTCTCCGGCACTCCGGCATTCAAGCTCGGCATCCGTGCAGGCGACCGCATCCGCAAAATTGACGGTAAAGAAACAAAAGGCATGTCGCTCGATGACGCGGTCAACAAGCTCCGTGGTAAAATCGGCACAGACGTGACGGTCGCCATTGAACGCGAAGGCGTTCCCGACCTCATGGACTACACCATCACCAGAGCAGAAATTATCGTTCACGCCGTCCCGTATTACGGCATGGTCACTCCGGAAATCGGCTACATCAAGCTTGCCACCTTTAGCGATAAGACGACAAGTGATGTTGAAAACGCCCTCCGCAGCCTCCAGAAGCAGGGCATGAAGAAGCTCATCCTCGACATGCGCTACAATCCGGGTGGACTTCTGAACCAGGCGATTGAAATCAGCGAACTGTTCCTCAAGCCGGGTAACGTCATCGTTAGCACCCGTGGCCGCACCCAGAAGACCGAAAGTGCAGCCCGCAGAACCCCGCTCGTAAAGCCGGAAGTTCCGATGGTCGTCCTTGTGAACCAGGGTTCCGCAAGCGCTGCAGAAATTGTTTCTGGCGCACTGCAAGACTGGGACCGCGCCTTGATCGTCGGTAAGACTTCGTTTGGTAAGGGCTCTGTGCAGACAATCTTCCCGCTCGACAACCAGGGGAACGCCCTCAAGCTCACAACGGCATTCTACTACCTCCCCTTCGGTCGTTGCATCAACAAGCCTGAAAACGGCATCAAGGGCCTCGCCCTGCAAGACGAAGAATACGAAGATGAAGAAAAAGACGTTGCCAAGACTGATTCTATCAAGGCAGACACTGCCAAGCGCGACACGTTCTATACGAACAACGGCCGTATGATGTTCGGCGGTGGCGGCATCAAGCCAGACGTCGATGTGGAACTTGACCCGATGCCGTGGGTTGTCCAAGTCCAGGAACGCATGGCCATGTACTTCAAGTTCGCCGTCAAGATTCGCCCGAGCCTCGAAAAAGCCGGCGTCAAGGTGAACTCCGAATGGGCCGTGCCTGATTCTCTCTTCACGCAGTTTAAGGCATTCTGCAAGAAAGACACAAACTTCATGAAGGTCAAGAGCAACGCTCTCGTCGGCGTGGACCAGCTCGAAAAGAGCATCATCCGTGAACAGAACTACATGGGCGACAGCGCCAAGACCATTTCTGATTCTACGCTCGTGAAGCGTATCAGCGAAATGCGCAAGGCTCTTGAAGACAACCGAGATGCCCAGTTCGAAGCCAACAAGGACTACATCAAGGATGCCATCAAGCGCGAACTCCTCACGGCATTCGTGAACGACTCCGTCAGCACAGCCTTCTCGCTCAAGCGCGACAAGCAGCTGAACGAAGCCATCAAGTACCTGAGCGACATGCAGCTTTACAAGAAAGCCATCAGCGCTCCGCCGAAACAGAAGAAGAACGCCGCAAAGCCCAAGAAGTAACGGTTCAACTTGATTTCGTTAATGAACAAAATGGCCGAAGGCCTTGGACGAGCCGTAAGACGCTTCCTGAATAAGGTGGTGGGTTACGTGCTTTTCATCTGGGAACTGTTCAAGAATATTCCCGGAGCCTTCACCAACTTGCATACAACAGTCGAACAGATGTACCATGTGGGCATCACGAGCATTCCCGTGGTGTTCGCCGCATCGCTTGCAACAGGCGCCATTATGTCCTGGCAGCTCGCTTACCAGTTTGGCGACATGATTCCCATGATGTTTGTCGGTATGGCCGTCGGCAAATCCGTGATGGTGGAACTTTGCCCAATCCTTACGGCGATGGTGCTTGCAGGGCGCATTGGAGCTTCGATGTGTTCGGAACTTGGCACAATGGCTGTCACAGAACAGCTTGATGCATACAAAGTATTAGGACTTAACCCTTATAAATATTTGCTTGCACCAAGACTCATAGCAACAGTCATCATGCTTCCGGTGCTCACTATCTTGAGCATTTTCATCGGTATTGTCGGCGGTTACGAAGTCGCGCACTTGTACAAGGAAGTTTCGTTCTCGGTGTTTTTTTACGGCGTACGCATGTTCTATCAAAACTGGGACTTGGTCGTGGGCCTTATCAAAGCAACGCTTTACGGATTCTTCATTTCGAGTTACGCTTGCTTCTTCGGTTTCTTTACCCATAGCGGTGCAGAAGGCGTGGGCAAGAGCACCAAGGCAACCGTGGTTGCCGGCATGACTAGCATCCTTATTGGCGGGTTCACCCTCTCCAAATTGTTGCTTGTTTAACGCGATAAATTTGTACAAATGTTCGAAACAAAACGCACAAGCAACAAGAGCTACACGGGGAACAAAGTTCAGGACATTCAAGTTCTTTTAGAACGCGTTCTCCAGAAGAACCATATCACCGAAGATATGAACTTCAAGACCATTTCGGAGCGGTTTTCGGAGGTGGTTGGTCCCCTCCTAGTGGAGCATGTAAAGCCCGAAAAAATCGACAAAAATATATTGGTGCTTAAGGTCGCTAACTCGGTGCTAAAGTTCGAGTTAAACCTCCAAAAAAAAGCTATTATTGGTAAATGTAATACCCTCTTAGGGAAGCCTTTTATACAAGGCATACGATTCGTCTAAGAGGGGTTTAATAGAGGAATTATGGCAGAAGAAACAGAAGAAGTAAAGAAGGCGGAAGCAGATTATAGCGGTTCAAGCATTACCGTTCTCGAAGGTCTAGAAGCAGTTCGTGTCCGCCCTGCAATGTACATTGGTTCTACCGATATTCGCGGGCTCCACCACCTCGTTTGGGAAGTGGTCGACAACTCCGTGGACGAAGCTTTGGCTGGCTTCTGCAACCATATCGAAATTTCGATTTTACCGGGTAACGGCATCCGCGTCACCGACAACGGACGCGGCATTCCGACCGACATCCACCCGAAAGAAAAGGTGGGCACCATCCAGGTCGTGATGACCAAGCTCCACGCCGGTGGCAAGTTCAACAACAGCTCTTATAAAGTTTCCGCCGGTTTGCACGGCGTGGGCGTGAGCTGCGTGAATGCACTTTCTAACAAGCTTATCGTGACCGTGCGCCGCAATGGCCGCATTGTCCGTCAGGAATTTGCACGCGGTATTCCGTGCGGTCCGCAGGTCGACATTGGAGAATCTGACGGAACGACCGGTACGACTGTTGAGTTCTATCCGGACGATACAATTTTCTCCGAAACCGTCTACGTGTATGACACGCTCGCCACGCGTTTCCGCGAACTCGCATTCCTCATGAGTGGGCTGCGCTTGACGCTCACGGACGAACGCGATCCAGAACACAAGCAGACCGACACGTTCTGCTTCCCTGGTGGCGTTTCTGAATTTGTGCGCTATGTGGACGAACACCGCACACCGCTTTTTGCAGAACCGATCCACTTGGTTCTCCCCGATGGCCAGTACCCCTTGGAAGTTGCCATGTGGTACAATGACGGTTATCAGGAAAACTTCTTCAGTTTCGTCAACAACGTAAATACTTACGATGGCGGTACGCACGTGACGGGCTTCAAGACGGCCCTCACCCGTGTTATCAGTAAGTTCGCACAAGACATGCCGAAGGGCAAGAAAGAAGCGCAGATTACCTCGGACGACATCCGTGAAGGTCTTACCGCAGTTATCGCTATTAAGGTCTCACAACCGCAGTTCGAAGGCCAGACCAAGCGCAAGCTCGGCAACTCCGAAATCGCAGGCTATGTAGCTTCTGCATTCGGTGCCAAGCTCGAAGAATACTTCCAGGAAAATCCGGCTGCCGTCAAGATTATCTTGGATAAAGTTTATAACGCCGCTGTGGCTCGTGAAGCAGCCCACCGCGCACGTACACTCGCCCGCCGCAAGAACGTTCTTGAAAGTGGCGGCCTTCCGGGCAAGCTCGCCGACTGCTCCAGCCGCGACCCGAAGGAATGCGAAATGTTCATCGTGGAAGGAGACTCTGCAGGTGGTTCTGCAAAGATGGGTCGTAGCCGTGAATTCCAGGCCATTCTCCCTATCCGCGGTAAGATTTTGAACGTCGAAAAGGCAAGCCTCCACCGCGTGCTCGATACCGAAGAAATCCAGAACCTGGTGAACGCCATCGGTACCGGCATCGGCACGGAATTCAAAATTGAAAAGCTCCGCTACGACAAAATCATCATCATGACCGATGCTGATGTGGACGGCTCTCACATCCAGACGCTTCTCCTCACGTTCTTCTTCCGCTACATGCGCCCGCTCATTGACGCTGGGCACATTTTCCTTGCCATGCCGCCTCTGTACAAGTTAAAGATTGGCCAGAAAGAACGCTACCTGTTCGACGAAAACGAAAAGGACAAGGTCATGGCCGAAATCGAAGACAAGAAGAATGTCGCGATTACCCGATTCAAAGGTCTGGGCGAAATGTCGCCGGAACAGCTGAACGACACGACCATGAACCCGAAGACACGATTCCTCAAGCAGTGCCATGTGGAAGACAGCGTCCTTGCTGACCAGATTTTCAGCATGCTCATGGGCGAAGACGTGGAACCGCGCCGCAAGTTCATCGAAACGAACGCATATAAAGTCTTGA
It encodes:
- a CDS encoding sensor histidine kinase; this encodes MTGQKGGQITTFFAMNDNRSTFCNEKSAGFIQKMRNFLSVLQEMDFERNEEKVRKILEDDREFIRFPIPFFLPALLIWLFMLLFPLVFIMDPSNASSVNLNGLLTFYFPLLCTLLIFMLNQRYLVPLCIFKKRYGLYFLSNSVLVFATLFLREVMLFVMERTPDDGVSYFFDAYCFSSLKGHFSFGTVATFVMLVSLVCLICVFYHLTLRQIMRAFILREQKRMGLQYELDFLKNQLSPHFLFNTLNNISALIQIDPKRAESSMNKLSQLLRVMLYQVKDKYITLQEDVDILQKYADLEKLRLDESFDFVFDVKLDNPNMMIEPLLMMPLMENAMKHCVNPNGKSFAHVLIAQTGDEVHFHSENSNFPRKSNRKNGGLGLSTFEKRLDMIYSGAYEYSVNIVDDVYISDLTIHLKKENS
- a CDS encoding sigma-70 family RNA polymerase sigma factor; this encodes MKTLNNRDQKDIYMQYLNDISRYPLLTREQETVLLKKSAEGNKAALDMLVNSNLRFVVNIANLYKGRGLDIMELINEGNMGLIEAARRFDRSLKIKFISYAVWWIRQNITRALSEKGRMIRISAEKELMLRRFNRHAKDVQQVIGGTYTVNAQSLEGLSKYKADEIEKILMMGNSTSSLDTPVNEDGDATLGDTIFDSESRTDELADNNNRAEVFDKVMDKNLSNQEKEIIKLYYGFKMDSDLNLKEIAPMVGLSKERVRQLKENALNKLRDAEVERLLCEAA
- a CDS encoding S41 family peptidase, which gives rise to MMFKSFCFRSVFMATLSALCIANAATDKKTPPGDFYDEVSRLNKVLSEVNRKYVENVNPTELTDAAINGIRNILDPHTTVFAPKDYESLRVSMEGKFGGVGITISLRDNILTVISPLSGTPAFKLGIRAGDRIRKIDGKETKGMSLDDAVNKLRGKIGTDVTVAIEREGVPDLMDYTITRAEIIVHAVPYYGMVTPEIGYIKLATFSDKTTSDVENALRSLQKQGMKKLILDMRYNPGGLLNQAIEISELFLKPGNVIVSTRGRTQKTESAARRTPLVKPEVPMVVLVNQGSASAAEIVSGALQDWDRALIVGKTSFGKGSVQTIFPLDNQGNALKLTTAFYYLPFGRCINKPENGIKGLALQDEEYEDEEKDVAKTDSIKADTAKRDTFYTNNGRMMFGGGGIKPDVDVELDPMPWVVQVQERMAMYFKFAVKIRPSLEKAGVKVNSEWAVPDSLFTQFKAFCKKDTNFMKVKSNALVGVDQLEKSIIREQNYMGDSAKTISDSTLVKRISEMRKALEDNRDAQFEANKDYIKDAIKRELLTAFVNDSVSTAFSLKRDKQLNEAIKYLSDMQLYKKAISAPPKQKKNAAKPKK
- a CDS encoding MlaE family ABC transporter permease — encoded protein: MNKMAEGLGRAVRRFLNKVVGYVLFIWELFKNIPGAFTNLHTTVEQMYHVGITSIPVVFAASLATGAIMSWQLAYQFGDMIPMMFVGMAVGKSVMVELCPILTAMVLAGRIGASMCSELGTMAVTEQLDAYKVLGLNPYKYLLAPRLIATVIMLPVLTILSIFIGIVGGYEVAHLYKEVSFSVFFYGVRMFYQNWDLVVGLIKATLYGFFISSYACFFGFFTHSGAEGVGKSTKATVVAGMTSILIGGFTLSKLLLV
- a CDS encoding DUF721 domain-containing protein, with product MFETKRTSNKSYTGNKVQDIQVLLERVLQKNHITEDMNFKTISERFSEVVGPLLVEHVKPEKIDKNILVLKVANSVLKFELNLQKKAIIGKCNTLLGKPFIQGIRFV
- the gyrB gene encoding DNA topoisomerase (ATP-hydrolyzing) subunit B, with protein sequence MAEETEEVKKAEADYSGSSITVLEGLEAVRVRPAMYIGSTDIRGLHHLVWEVVDNSVDEALAGFCNHIEISILPGNGIRVTDNGRGIPTDIHPKEKVGTIQVVMTKLHAGGKFNNSSYKVSAGLHGVGVSCVNALSNKLIVTVRRNGRIVRQEFARGIPCGPQVDIGESDGTTGTTVEFYPDDTIFSETVYVYDTLATRFRELAFLMSGLRLTLTDERDPEHKQTDTFCFPGGVSEFVRYVDEHRTPLFAEPIHLVLPDGQYPLEVAMWYNDGYQENFFSFVNNVNTYDGGTHVTGFKTALTRVISKFAQDMPKGKKEAQITSDDIREGLTAVIAIKVSQPQFEGQTKRKLGNSEIAGYVASAFGAKLEEYFQENPAAVKIILDKVYNAAVAREAAHRARTLARRKNVLESGGLPGKLADCSSRDPKECEMFIVEGDSAGGSAKMGRSREFQAILPIRGKILNVEKASLHRVLDTEEIQNLVNAIGTGIGTEFKIEKLRYDKIIIMTDADVDGSHIQTLLLTFFFRYMRPLIDAGHIFLAMPPLYKLKIGQKERYLFDENEKDKVMAEIEDKKNVAITRFKGLGEMSPEQLNDTTMNPKTRFLKQCHVEDSVLADQIFSMLMGEDVEPRRKFIETNAYKVLNDLDI